One genomic region from Desulfovibrio sp. Huiquan2017 encodes:
- a CDS encoding ATP-binding cassette domain-containing protein, whose amino-acid sequence MLTLRSIETNNLKSVDVSIPYGQITAVVGGSGAGKTSLAFHTLYALCKNELDTISGIPASHRPKVRDYANLLPAIGLKQKNANVNPRSSVFTYLGLDKLFLPLFLQANPDIKRNILAQNNPANHCPACEGLGVVYRPDPARIVDLHKPLADKPFLSWNNFLSNHYYPLLEAFCGARSIDMGKSLSQLPSQQQELLLHGADDKQFQVKYKQKNRYRQKWFPFVGAIREIQECCDNLQVPGNRQKAKSYISEQVCPKCHGARFAEYLSEYTLNGMTIHDILLSSFDALFPFIQSIPAREFAVNKLTALVANVVRNNLGYLALMRSIPSLSGGEFQRLQLASVLSSDFTNLLYVIDEVSSSLHVAEYPDVISQLKALRERNSTLVMVEHELEFIEKADNLIALEDGRVIDSTDWLQRQREVSVDRIKVEPRGAMEFTVHDVHNIRHLDVTIPMGCLIGCCGVSGSGKSSFAEAISGRSGVEYISQGTIQGNSNSTVATYLKLMQPIDSFLCKALGAPLKTFLFNNSASQCPVCEGKGYVEQEASFGHAFRSVCEACEGRRYSPEVLAYRFNSLSVHDILTMTVADLSAAGVFAESRKIAAKLEDMISIGLGHLSLFRATSELSGGEAQRIKLLSRVKANLKNTFLIIDEPANGLERHDTKRLIGFLDRLLTKAKGIMVIEHNLFLLKSMDYILEFGPRGGDNGGDIIFQGRIEDMDGSESVLKIFV is encoded by the coding sequence ATGCTCACCCTCCGCAGCATAGAAACCAACAACCTCAAGTCGGTTGACGTTTCCATCCCGTACGGACAAATAACCGCCGTTGTCGGCGGGAGCGGGGCGGGCAAGACTTCGCTGGCGTTCCATACGCTCTATGCGCTCTGCAAGAACGAACTCGATACCATTTCCGGCATCCCGGCCAGCCACCGGCCCAAGGTCCGGGATTATGCCAACCTGCTCCCGGCCATCGGCCTGAAGCAGAAGAACGCCAACGTCAATCCCCGGTCGAGCGTCTTCACCTATCTCGGGCTCGACAAGTTGTTCCTGCCCCTGTTCCTGCAGGCCAATCCGGACATCAAACGGAACATCCTGGCCCAGAACAATCCGGCTAACCATTGCCCGGCCTGCGAGGGGCTCGGCGTGGTCTACAGGCCCGATCCAGCCCGGATCGTCGATCTACACAAGCCACTTGCGGACAAGCCCTTCCTCTCCTGGAACAACTTCCTCTCCAATCATTATTATCCTTTGCTGGAAGCCTTCTGCGGCGCGCGTAGCATCGACATGGGCAAGTCCCTTTCCCAGTTGCCGTCACAACAGCAGGAATTGCTGCTTCATGGGGCCGACGATAAGCAATTTCAGGTCAAGTACAAGCAAAAGAACCGCTACCGGCAGAAATGGTTTCCTTTTGTGGGCGCTATCCGGGAGATTCAGGAATGCTGCGACAACTTGCAAGTGCCGGGAAATCGGCAAAAGGCCAAGTCGTACATCTCCGAACAGGTCTGCCCGAAGTGTCATGGGGCCAGGTTTGCGGAGTATCTTTCAGAGTACACGCTCAACGGCATGACGATCCACGACATCCTCTTGTCGAGCTTTGATGCGCTATTCCCTTTCATTCAATCCATCCCGGCCCGTGAATTTGCCGTAAACAAGCTGACGGCCTTGGTCGCCAATGTGGTCAGGAACAACCTGGGCTACCTCGCCCTGATGCGTTCGATACCGTCCCTCTCCGGGGGTGAGTTCCAGCGGCTGCAACTGGCCTCGGTGCTCAGCTCGGACTTCACGAACCTGCTCTACGTGATCGACGAGGTCTCCTCCTCGCTACACGTCGCGGAATACCCGGATGTCATTTCCCAACTCAAGGCGTTGAGGGAGCGCAATTCCACCCTGGTCATGGTCGAACACGAACTGGAATTCATCGAGAAGGCCGACAACCTGATAGCTCTTGAGGACGGCAGGGTGATCGACTCAACGGATTGGCTTCAGCGACAGCGGGAGGTCTCCGTTGACCGCATTAAAGTCGAGCCGCGAGGCGCTATGGAATTCACCGTTCACGACGTCCACAATATACGCCACCTCGATGTCACCATCCCAATGGGCTGCCTGATCGGCTGCTGCGGTGTGTCCGGCTCCGGCAAGTCCTCGTTTGCCGAGGCAATATCGGGCAGGAGTGGCGTTGAATACATCAGCCAGGGAACGATCCAGGGGAACAGCAATTCAACGGTGGCGACCTACCTCAAGCTCATGCAGCCGATTGATTCGTTTCTGTGCAAGGCCCTGGGTGCTCCATTGAAGACGTTCCTGTTCAACAACAGCGCCAGTCAATGCCCGGTCTGCGAGGGCAAGGGATATGTGGAGCAGGAAGCCTCATTCGGCCATGCGTTTCGTTCTGTCTGCGAAGCCTGCGAGGGCAGGCGCTACAGCCCGGAAGTACTTGCGTACCGATTCAATTCGCTTTCCGTTCACGACATCCTGACGATGACGGTCGCGGACTTGTCGGCGGCTGGGGTGTTCGCGGAAAGCAGGAAGATCGCCGCCAAATTGGAGGACATGATCAGCATCGGATTGGGGCACCTGAGCCTCTTCAGGGCCACCAGCGAACTTTCGGGCGGGGAGGCGCAGCGGATCAAGCTCCTGTCCCGAGTGAAGGCCAATCTCAAGAATACCTTCCTCATCATCGACGAGCCTGCCAACGGCCTGGAGCGTCACGATACAAAGCGTCTGATCGGATTCCTGGACAGATTGCTCACCAAGGCAAAGGGGATCATGGTCATCGAGCACAACCTGTTCTTGCTGAAAAGCATGGACTACATTTTGGAGTTCGGCCCTCGCGGCGGCGACAATGGCGGCGACATTATTTTTCAGGGCCGCATTGAGGATATGGACGGTTCGGAGTCTGTCCTCAAGATTTTTGTTTAG
- a CDS encoding site-specific integrase, with protein MATIRKRGQKWEVRIRKKGQATQSKSFKYKADADAWIQDIESEMNRGNFVSRKEAESTTLKEALDRFIEEYIPRLKMIANETRRAKAIQKRDIANKTMAAIRTKDISDFIKEREGDGVKPNTIRLDLATISRVFEVAAIEWGMESLGNPIKRARKPKLSGGRTRRLQPAANGEEKGEEERLINACGKSFKPVVQFAIETAMRRSEIANLGWDHVDLKRKTAYLQNTKNKSERTVPLSPKAIAILKSIPRQLSGSVFGMSENAITIAMRRARAEAEIKDLTFHDLRHEATSRLFENTDLDLLEIAEITGHKNLQMLKRYTHLRADRLAERLAGRSR; from the coding sequence ATGGCGACCATCCGAAAACGAGGCCAGAAGTGGGAAGTCCGTATCCGCAAGAAAGGTCAGGCTACACAAAGCAAATCTTTCAAGTACAAAGCCGACGCCGATGCTTGGATTCAAGACATCGAATCGGAAATGAATCGAGGCAACTTTGTCTCACGCAAAGAGGCTGAGAGCACAACGCTCAAAGAGGCGCTTGACCGATTCATTGAGGAATACATCCCACGCCTCAAAATGATAGCCAACGAAACACGCAGAGCGAAGGCGATCCAAAAACGGGACATCGCCAACAAAACCATGGCCGCTATCCGCACGAAGGACATCTCCGACTTCATCAAGGAGCGTGAAGGAGATGGCGTCAAGCCCAATACCATTCGTCTCGACTTGGCAACTATCTCAAGGGTGTTTGAAGTGGCCGCAATCGAATGGGGAATGGAAAGCCTAGGCAACCCCATAAAAAGGGCAAGGAAGCCAAAGCTAAGCGGAGGAAGAACTAGGCGTCTTCAGCCTGCCGCAAATGGAGAAGAAAAGGGCGAAGAAGAGAGGCTGATCAATGCTTGCGGTAAAAGCTTTAAGCCAGTGGTTCAATTCGCTATTGAAACGGCAATGCGCCGCTCGGAAATAGCCAATCTAGGATGGGACCATGTCGACCTAAAGCGCAAAACCGCATACTTGCAAAATACGAAAAACAAATCTGAACGGACTGTCCCCCTCTCTCCGAAAGCCATTGCAATCTTAAAAAGCATACCTCGACAGCTCTCAGGGTCGGTCTTCGGCATGAGTGAAAATGCGATCACGATTGCAATGCGCCGAGCAAGGGCTGAGGCCGAAATTAAGGATTTAACCTTTCATGACCTTAGGCACGAGGCGACATCGAGGCTGTTTGAAAATACGGACCTGGACTTGCTGGAAATCGCGGAAATCACCGGGCACAAGAATTTGCAGATGCTAAAGAGGTATACCCATTTAAGGGCGGATCGATTGGCGGAGAGACTCGCCGGAAGATCACGGTAG
- a CDS encoding cache domain-containing protein: MRKGRTIGRAGLLGMVAVSWISILVIGGVWLYSMHADFQADTVRLREDRYGERRDLVKSEVEEALGLIARLRRSAGAALERRLEARIRDIRALNEVLGRDLAKGTAPAMLRIATMRLMAALDRSEARLYAVRGDTLYLFSPFPKWVDSEDALSQLEAELTGMTNGQRRLTLKVPDGLNQYTLLVKVNEFEAQGLRVVVGACLEMAEEAIKETALRELGEIRYARNETLFGGTLEGESILGPAHGRNMWSITDANDVKIVQELIAAAKRGGGFVTYVMPPLSGQRNALKVSYAQLVPDWGWYIGTGVFVDDIEGVIDLKRKQLEQHIQDRVLLILSGMAALSLLALYLSRRLSRNIENNVASFTQVWKRATSGKGEIDLASLDYAEFKSLAEAANRMVGEWQAAQEALSESLERFSSLVSNIPGVIYHSDFKNGWVNQFVSETALDVTGYPASEFVAGGGRSFQSIIHPEDRDWVARSLREGQEHRQTFLADYRIIRRDGEVRWLSERGRILPGEQGAPDRIDGVIFDVTDRKHAEEEYYNHIHFLETLDRIDRAMHAGTSTQRMLENTLEAIRVAFGADRAWLLLPCDPEAEAFRGVVHQTSSAFPFEGEVTLLSDENLRRDMGMLLESSVPLAFDPSTGRTISQNVMDRFHVKSQLLFAIRPRVGQAWVLGLHQCREARVWTTEEVRLFTEAGRRLADGLNVALIFDELSESEERFRTFSEQTMLGLCVLQEDKVIFINQAAADIIESSVEDIMALPPGGFTRYLHPDDSSFVLDQARRKQAGEDGVVSAYTWRAVTSTGRVKWVEIHSRTTKVNGKSADLVSLVDITTSKRAEEDLEAIIAERTSALALKAEELKRANAELTRLDDLKSSFLTTASHAMRTPLTSVLGYGTLARKELDRVLAGSGNGESLRRALDNLDVLADEGRRLNLLVDQFMELADMEAGDDLRTEKAYPVAGSIRRAVEDARVECRHKGCLEVTLEMEENLPDLNVLPEHLERVLGHLLGNACNFTRDGRISVRAASLDGKGLELTVADTGKGIPEGELEAIFKPFHQVETGDTLVDEIKGAGLGLALCRMVVEKLGGRVWARSKSGGGTVFHVTLPGGRKGSVESRDRVGS, encoded by the coding sequence GTGAGAAAGGGAAGGACCATCGGCAGGGCCGGGTTGCTGGGCATGGTGGCTGTTTCCTGGATTTCCATCCTGGTTATTGGTGGGGTTTGGCTGTACTCCATGCATGCCGATTTTCAGGCCGACACGGTCCGGCTTCGCGAGGACCGCTACGGCGAGCGTCGCGATCTGGTCAAGAGCGAGGTGGAGGAGGCCCTGGGGCTGATCGCGCGGCTCCGGCGGTCCGCCGGCGCGGCTTTGGAACGTAGGCTCGAAGCCCGGATACGCGACATCAGAGCCTTGAACGAAGTCCTCGGGCGCGATCTGGCCAAAGGGACCGCCCCCGCCATGCTGCGCATCGCCACGATGCGGCTCATGGCCGCCTTGGATCGCAGTGAGGCCCGGCTTTACGCCGTCCGCGGCGACACCCTCTATCTTTTCTCTCCATTTCCCAAGTGGGTCGATAGCGAGGACGCCCTGTCCCAGTTGGAGGCCGAGCTCACGGGCATGACCAACGGGCAACGCAGGCTGACCCTCAAGGTGCCCGACGGACTGAATCAGTACACCTTGCTGGTCAAGGTCAACGAGTTCGAGGCCCAGGGACTGCGCGTGGTGGTCGGGGCCTGCCTCGAAATGGCCGAGGAGGCGATCAAGGAGACCGCCCTGCGGGAACTGGGGGAGATTCGCTACGCCCGGAACGAAACCTTGTTCGGCGGGACGCTGGAGGGCGAATCCATCCTCGGCCCGGCGCACGGCCGGAACATGTGGTCCATCACCGACGCCAACGACGTGAAGATCGTCCAGGAGCTCATTGCGGCTGCCAAGCGCGGCGGGGGGTTCGTGACCTACGTCATGCCGCCCCTGAGTGGCCAGCGCAACGCACTCAAGGTCAGCTACGCCCAACTCGTGCCGGACTGGGGCTGGTATATCGGCACCGGGGTCTTCGTGGACGACATCGAGGGCGTCATTGATCTCAAGCGCAAACAGCTCGAACAGCACATCCAGGACCGCGTCCTGCTTATCCTGTCCGGCATGGCCGCGCTCAGCCTGCTGGCCCTGTATCTGTCCCGCCGTCTGTCCCGGAACATCGAGAATAATGTGGCCTCCTTCACCCAGGTCTGGAAGCGGGCCACGTCGGGCAAGGGGGAGATTGACCTGGCTTCCCTGGACTACGCGGAATTCAAGTCGCTGGCCGAAGCCGCCAATCGCATGGTCGGCGAATGGCAGGCGGCGCAGGAGGCCCTGTCCGAGAGCCTGGAGCGGTTCAGCTCGTTGGTCTCGAATATTCCGGGCGTTATCTACCACAGCGACTTCAAGAACGGCTGGGTGAACCAGTTCGTCAGCGAGACGGCCTTGGACGTGACCGGATACCCCGCCTCGGAGTTCGTGGCGGGCGGTGGGCGATCCTTTCAGTCCATCATCCATCCCGAGGACCGGGATTGGGTGGCCCGCTCCCTGCGCGAGGGACAGGAGCACCGCCAGACCTTTCTGGCGGACTACCGGATCATCCGCCGGGACGGCGAAGTCCGTTGGCTGTCCGAGCGCGGGCGCATCCTTCCTGGTGAGCAGGGCGCGCCGGACCGCATCGACGGCGTGATCTTTGATGTGACTGACAGGAAGCATGCCGAGGAGGAGTATTACAACCATATCCATTTTCTTGAGACCTTGGACCGTATCGACCGGGCCATGCATGCAGGGACTTCCACTCAACGGATGCTTGAGAATACGCTGGAGGCTATCCGGGTGGCCTTCGGGGCCGATCGGGCCTGGCTGCTCCTGCCGTGCGATCCCGAGGCGGAGGCGTTTCGGGGGGTGGTGCATCAGACGTCCTCGGCGTTTCCCTTTGAAGGGGAAGTGACTCTGCTTTCGGATGAGAATCTTCGTCGGGACATGGGGATGCTGTTGGAAAGTTCCGTGCCTTTGGCCTTCGATCCCTCCACCGGGCGGACGATTTCCCAAAACGTCATGGATCGATTTCACGTCAAGTCGCAGCTCCTGTTCGCCATCCGGCCGCGGGTCGGCCAGGCGTGGGTCCTGGGGCTGCATCAATGCCGGGAAGCGCGCGTCTGGACCACTGAGGAAGTACGCCTGTTCACCGAGGCGGGCCGTCGTCTGGCCGACGGATTGAACGTGGCGCTGATTTTCGACGAACTGAGCGAGAGCGAGGAACGGTTCCGGACTTTTTCCGAACAGACCATGCTCGGCCTGTGCGTCCTGCAGGAGGACAAGGTCATCTTCATCAACCAGGCCGCGGCGGACATCATCGAGTCCTCGGTGGAAGACATCATGGCCTTGCCGCCCGGCGGGTTTACCCGCTATCTGCATCCGGACGACAGCAGTTTCGTCCTGGATCAGGCCCGGCGCAAGCAGGCCGGGGAGGACGGCGTGGTCTCGGCCTACACCTGGCGCGCGGTGACCAGCACGGGCCGGGTCAAGTGGGTGGAGATCCACTCCCGGACCACCAAAGTCAACGGCAAGTCCGCCGATTTGGTTTCCTTGGTGGACATCACCACTTCGAAACGCGCCGAGGAGGACCTGGAGGCGATCATCGCCGAGCGCACCTCGGCCCTGGCTCTCAAGGCTGAAGAGTTGAAGCGGGCCAACGCCGAATTGACCCGGCTCGACGACCTCAAATCCTCTTTTCTGACCACCGCGTCCCACGCCATGCGCACGCCGCTGACCTCGGTGCTCGGCTACGGCACTCTGGCGCGCAAGGAATTGGACAGGGTCTTGGCCGGTTCGGGCAACGGCGAGAGCCTGCGTCGGGCCCTGGACAACCTGGATGTCCTGGCGGACGAGGGACGGCGGCTGAATCTGCTAGTGGACCAGTTCATGGAGCTGGCCGACATGGAGGCGGGCGACGATCTGCGAACCGAGAAGGCCTATCCCGTGGCCGGGAGCATCCGGCGGGCCGTGGAGGACGCCCGGGTCGAGTGTCGGCACAAGGGCTGCCTTGAGGTGACCTTGGAGATGGAAGAGAACCTGCCGGACCTCAACGTCTTGCCGGAACACCTGGAGCGGGTCCTGGGCCACCTGCTGGGGAACGCCTGCAATTTCACCCGCGACGGCAGGATCTCCGTGCGCGCGGCCAGCCTGGACGGCAAGGGGCTGGAACTGACCGTGGCCGACACGGGCAAAGGCATCCCCGAGGGGGAACTCGAAGCCATCTTCAAGCCGTTTCATCAAGTGGAGACCGGCGACACGCTGGTGGACGAAATCAAGGGTGCGGGACTCGGCCTGGCCCTGTGCCGGATGGTCGTGGAGAAATTGGGCGGCCGGGTTTGGGCCCGGTCCAAGTCGGGCGGGGGGACGGTCTTTCACGTGACCCTGCCCGGCGGCCGGAAGGGCTCGGTCGAATCTCGGGACCGGGTTGGATCGTAG
- a CDS encoding MBL fold metallo-hydrolase, with the protein MQYTITYIYHSAFVLRTDRRTYLFDYPENEHLPNGADGLVRDLVAGTDLAVFISHGHADHCNGDLASVTRTARQVRYVLSDDVAELRPEAVPGNGQVLLAEPDETYGFGGMIVETLMSNDLGVAFLVEDKCFRFYYGGDLAEWTWPGAARAEADFTRKFFQGNMEHARAFKPQVAFANVDPRLDNLAGGVEACRIIGAPVFVPMHTFGETAILDGFARTVEPEPSTVFRYAAMGDSEVFSF; encoded by the coding sequence ATGCAGTACACCATCACCTATATTTACCACAGCGCCTTTGTCCTGCGCACAGACAGGCGGACCTATCTCTTCGACTATCCCGAAAATGAACATCTGCCGAACGGGGCGGACGGTCTGGTCCGGGACCTCGTGGCCGGGACCGATCTGGCCGTGTTCATCTCCCACGGCCACGCCGACCATTGCAACGGGGACCTCGCTTCCGTAACCCGCACGGCCCGTCAGGTGCGCTACGTGCTCTCCGACGATGTGGCGGAGCTTCGGCCCGAGGCCGTGCCCGGCAATGGGCAGGTGCTCCTGGCCGAGCCGGACGAGACCTACGGTTTCGGCGGTATGATCGTCGAGACCCTGATGTCCAACGATCTGGGCGTGGCCTTCCTTGTGGAGGACAAGTGTTTCCGCTTCTATTACGGCGGCGACCTGGCCGAATGGACCTGGCCGGGCGCGGCCCGGGCCGAAGCGGATTTCACCCGGAAGTTCTTTCAGGGGAACATGGAGCATGCCCGCGCCTTCAAGCCGCAGGTGGCCTTCGCCAATGTGGACCCCCGGCTCGACAATCTGGCCGGGGGCGTGGAAGCATGCCGGATTATCGGTGCGCCCGTGTTCGTACCCATGCACACCTTCGGTGAGACCGCGATCCTGGACGGGTTCGCCCGGACCGTGGAACCGGAGCCGTCCACGGTGTTCCGCTATGCCGCCATGGGAGACTCGGAGGTATTCTCTTTTTAG
- a CDS encoding mechanosensitive ion channel domain-containing protein: MSTRTLFSALALCLFCHILGATAVFGASPMAVMTGGSGGGKAKKVEAVIPPGATPGQLNEILASMSDEQVRRLLIEELRKNAVPPAHEQEPGGVAGAIVRAKRVVQKVRERFAYLFSGAAQAPRILPEAFRKSLTGEGVHPPGELGLGLFAVTVLWFLSRWLVTRRAAGLRKRIEDVAPAAPLTVKVGRLLARACFDLFAVACMALITLIPYLLIFNEPATGRPVIFVWLAAMLVVELVRLAARFVLAPDMGAIRFLPLSDETARYLFKWIVRIAWVVALGILASSLVEMARGSELAYLLIVAVTGFIVAAMVSLLALWNKRPVAEAIRRAVPLNSLRFQLAGSWQAGVIIYALGFWLFWVVGLLVFGRHAMLAGVYTLLLVPGYLLVDWGCQRLVSFAAGLADAPMGDSDEEAVVQGVPNIGRFQHFLSVGFRVLVLAGAAFLLLRIWGIDLAFGQATVGAGFDILLTLILAYIFWVFISNYIEKRLKAKDDPIEAHGEGEGGGGPGGDRFSTLLQLVKKFIFVALSVITVLVVLSSLGVDIGPLIAGASVFGIAIGFGAQTLVKDIISGIFFLMDDAFRVGDYIVVGNATGTVEEISVRSFKLRHHLGALYTIPFGSIKEVQNMTRDWSVMKLQYLVPFDTDIHEIKKIIKRINKEIRAVPELNEFMLSDIKSQGVKAMEQYGMRMRVKFMTKPGGQFTLRKLVLAKMRKYFAEAGIEFAKPRVSVHIPERERLTPEEEAHAAAAASQVVEEGMSTKKKKH; the protein is encoded by the coding sequence ATGTCTACACGAACCCTGTTTTCGGCCCTGGCTCTCTGCCTGTTTTGCCATATTCTCGGGGCCACTGCGGTTTTTGGCGCTTCTCCGATGGCTGTGATGACCGGCGGCTCCGGCGGGGGCAAGGCCAAGAAGGTCGAAGCGGTCATTCCCCCCGGCGCCACCCCGGGCCAGCTCAACGAGATTCTGGCCTCCATGAGCGACGAACAGGTGCGCCGCCTGCTTATCGAGGAATTACGCAAGAACGCCGTCCCCCCGGCCCATGAGCAAGAGCCCGGCGGCGTGGCCGGGGCCATCGTCCGGGCCAAGCGTGTTGTCCAGAAGGTGCGGGAACGGTTCGCCTACCTCTTTTCCGGTGCGGCCCAGGCCCCGCGGATCCTGCCCGAGGCCTTCCGCAAATCCCTGACCGGCGAGGGCGTGCACCCGCCCGGAGAACTCGGCCTTGGCCTGTTCGCGGTCACGGTCCTGTGGTTCCTGTCGCGCTGGCTCGTGACCCGTCGTGCGGCGGGCCTGCGCAAGCGCATCGAAGATGTGGCCCCGGCTGCGCCCCTGACGGTCAAGGTAGGGCGGCTCCTGGCCCGGGCCTGCTTCGACCTGTTTGCCGTGGCCTGCATGGCTCTGATCACCCTGATCCCCTATCTGCTGATCTTCAACGAGCCCGCCACGGGCCGACCGGTCATCTTCGTCTGGTTGGCGGCCATGCTCGTCGTGGAGCTGGTCCGATTGGCGGCGCGGTTTGTCCTGGCCCCTGACATGGGGGCCATCCGCTTTTTGCCGTTGAGCGATGAAACCGCCCGGTATCTGTTCAAGTGGATCGTGCGCATTGCCTGGGTGGTGGCTCTGGGTATTCTGGCCAGCTCCCTGGTGGAGATGGCCAGGGGCAGCGAATTGGCCTATTTGCTCATTGTGGCCGTCACCGGTTTCATCGTGGCCGCCATGGTCAGCCTGCTCGCCCTGTGGAACAAGCGGCCCGTGGCCGAGGCCATCCGGCGGGCCGTGCCGTTGAACTCCCTGCGCTTTCAGTTGGCCGGATCGTGGCAGGCTGGCGTCATTATCTACGCCCTGGGCTTCTGGCTTTTCTGGGTAGTCGGGCTGCTCGTCTTCGGCCGCCATGCCATGCTCGCCGGGGTCTACACCCTGCTTCTTGTACCGGGCTACCTGCTGGTGGACTGGGGTTGCCAGCGGCTGGTCAGCTTTGCCGCCGGGTTGGCGGACGCACCCATGGGGGATTCGGACGAGGAGGCCGTGGTGCAGGGCGTGCCCAACATCGGCCGGTTCCAGCATTTTCTTTCCGTGGGCTTCCGCGTTCTGGTCCTGGCCGGGGCCGCCTTCCTGCTGCTTCGGATCTGGGGCATTGACCTGGCCTTCGGGCAGGCCACGGTGGGCGCGGGGTTCGATATCCTGCTGACCCTGATCCTGGCCTATATTTTTTGGGTATTCATTTCGAACTATATCGAGAAGCGGCTCAAGGCCAAGGATGACCCCATCGAGGCGCACGGCGAAGGCGAGGGCGGTGGCGGACCTGGCGGCGACCGGTTCTCGACCCTGCTGCAGTTGGTCAAGAAGTTCATCTTCGTGGCCCTGTCGGTGATCACCGTGCTGGTCGTGCTCTCGTCGTTGGGCGTGGACATCGGTCCGCTCATCGCGGGTGCGTCGGTTTTCGGCATCGCCATCGGCTTCGGGGCCCAGACCCTGGTCAAGGACATCATCTCCGGCATCTTCTTTCTTATGGACGACGCCTTCCGGGTGGGAGACTACATCGTCGTGGGCAACGCCACGGGCACGGTCGAGGAGATATCGGTCCGTTCCTTCAAATTGCGGCATCATCTGGGGGCACTGTACACCATCCCCTTCGGGTCCATAAAAGAGGTCCAGAACATGACCCGGGACTGGTCGGTCATGAAGTTGCAGTACCTGGTGCCCTTCGATACGGACATCCATGAGATCAAAAAGATCATCAAGCGGATCAACAAGGAGATCCGGGCTGTTCCGGAGCTCAACGAATTCATGCTTTCGGACATCAAGAGCCAGGGCGTCAAGGCCATGGAGCAGTACGGCATGCGTATGCGGGTCAAGTTCATGACCAAGCCCGGCGGGCAGTTCACCCTACGCAAGCTGGTCCTGGCAAAGATGCGCAAGTACTTCGCCGAGGCGGGCATCGAATTCGCCAAGCCGCGCGTATCCGTGCATATCCCCGAGCGGGAGCGCTTGACCCCCGAGGAGGAGGCCCATGCGGCGGCGGCCGCATCCCAAGTCGTGGAAGAGGGCATGTCGACAAAAAAGAAGAAACATTAA